The proteins below are encoded in one region of Clostridium estertheticum:
- a CDS encoding SHOCT domain-containing protein, with translation MYCNRFLGSGYGTGGGMFLMMVFGFLVFSAFVFLVFKLMKVNSPSSFSSSNLALDILNERYAKGEINEEEYTKKKTILSRKN, from the coding sequence ATGTATTGTAATAGATTTTTAGGATCTGGATATGGCACTGGAGGGGGGATGTTTCTAATGATGGTCTTTGGGTTTCTAGTATTTTCAGCATTTGTTTTTCTAGTTTTCAAACTAATGAAAGTTAATTCGCCTTCATCTTTCTCATCAAGTAATTTGGCTTTAGATATACTAAATGAAAGATACGCTAAAGGGGAAATTAATGAAGAAGAATATACTAAAAAGAAAACAATTCTTTCTAGAAAGAACTAG
- a CDS encoding C40 family peptidase, with translation MKRVLRNLAVVITLVLIPNVTVLAAPVNEKLQQQKDSLTIIKTEKEQVEMKIEEFDNEIEKIMTKTEENKGKISETEKSIEVAAVDVKKVAKESQREQGLFNSRMRVMYINGSDGYLSIILDSESVGDFISRVDNIKTVLEFDKKLMAKFEASQKELNEKQQSLKNTKEALQGLQVENKQKIDKIMVTKASQNKLITELRNKEIVAKELQNKLITESKSNKNISMQIIEPQVSANKSLTKISELKKSVSAYTPSRGGATVSQGAIIAYASNFLGTPYLWGGTTPSGFDCSGFTQYVYAHFGISVGRTTFDQINDGVEVSRDNLQPGDLVFFGTFANPHHMGMYIGDNNYIHAPHTGDVIKISALGRNDYVTARRVK, from the coding sequence ATGAAGAGAGTCCTGAGAAACCTTGCAGTTGTAATAACTTTGGTTTTAATTCCAAATGTAACAGTGCTAGCAGCCCCAGTAAATGAGAAGTTACAACAGCAGAAAGATTCACTAACTATAATTAAGACCGAGAAAGAACAAGTCGAAATGAAAATAGAAGAGTTTGATAATGAAATTGAAAAAATCATGACTAAAACAGAAGAGAATAAAGGGAAAATATCTGAAACTGAAAAGTCAATTGAAGTTGCTGCAGTAGATGTTAAAAAGGTTGCAAAGGAATCGCAGAGAGAACAGGGATTGTTTAATAGTAGAATGAGAGTTATGTACATAAATGGATCCGATGGATATTTGAGTATTATACTGGATTCGGAGAGTGTTGGAGATTTTATATCAAGAGTAGATAACATAAAAACCGTTTTAGAGTTTGATAAAAAATTAATGGCTAAGTTTGAAGCATCACAAAAAGAATTAAATGAAAAACAACAAAGTTTGAAAAATACAAAGGAAGCATTACAGGGTTTACAAGTAGAAAATAAGCAGAAGATTGATAAAATAATGGTTACTAAAGCGTCACAAAACAAATTAATAACTGAATTAAGGAACAAGGAAATTGTTGCTAAAGAATTACAGAATAAATTGATTACTGAAAGTAAAAGTAATAAGAATATTTCAATGCAGATAATTGAACCTCAAGTGTCAGCAAATAAAAGTTTAACGAAAATAAGCGAATTAAAAAAATCAGTGTCTGCATATACACCTTCAAGGGGTGGAGCAACAGTATCACAAGGTGCTATAATAGCTTATGCTTCTAATTTCCTTGGCACACCATATTTATGGGGTGGAACAACGCCATCAGGCTTTGATTGTTCAGGATTTACGCAATATGTATACGCACATTTTGGAATATCTGTAGGAAGAACAACCTTTGATCAGATAAATGATGGTGTAGAAGTATCGAGGGATAATCTTCAGCCTGGGGACTTGGTGTTCTTTGGAACCTTTGCAAATCCTCATCATATGGGTATGTACATTGGAGATAATAATTATATACACGCTCCTCATACAGGAGATGTAATTAAGATTTCAGCTTTGGGAAGAAATGATTATGTAACAGCTAGAAGAGTAAAATAA
- a CDS encoding FeoB-associated Cys-rich membrane protein — protein MWIEVSIALFIIAIAGHIIYHSLKSKGSGDCGCGNCSSKQKKK, from the coding sequence ATGTGGATTGAAGTATCAATAGCCTTGTTTATTATAGCTATAGCAGGACATATTATTTATCATAGTCTAAAGTCAAAAGGTTCAGGAGATTGTGGATGTGGAAATTGTTCCTCAAAGCAAAAGAAGAAGTAA
- a CDS encoding polyprenyl synthetase family protein, with translation MQFKDIYYPISKDLNLVEKELRKTCENLSTNYLQEIIGYFFKIPGKRLRPTLALLSSGIINNNLPESTNNQLIKYATGLELMHSASLIHDDVLDNDMVRRGQKTLNEIYGNKIAVLAGDVVYSLAFSTLSSSLPKEFKQTIVELTENMCASEVIQAEIMLPTREIYLDIIRGKTALFMSVSCKIAAALAGATKEQVNSIEEYGLNLGMAYQIMDDCMDKDVYAELNITSEDAKLYGDIAISSLKTFEDSVYKVSLINLVNFILSLSHTK, from the coding sequence TTGCAGTTTAAAGATATTTATTACCCAATAAGTAAGGATTTAAATCTCGTAGAAAAAGAACTTAGAAAAACATGCGAAAATTTAAGCACCAATTATTTACAAGAAATTATAGGCTATTTCTTTAAAATTCCAGGTAAAAGACTTCGCCCTACTTTAGCTTTGCTCTCGTCCGGCATTATAAACAATAATCTTCCAGAGAGTACCAATAATCAATTAATTAAGTATGCAACTGGCCTTGAGCTCATGCACAGTGCTAGTTTAATACATGATGATGTACTTGATAACGATATGGTTCGGCGTGGTCAAAAAACTCTAAATGAAATTTATGGCAATAAAATAGCAGTACTCGCAGGTGATGTTGTTTATTCTTTAGCATTCTCTACTCTCTCGAGTTCACTACCAAAAGAATTTAAACAAACTATAGTTGAATTAACCGAAAATATGTGTGCTTCTGAAGTGATTCAAGCAGAAATTATGTTACCTACTCGTGAAATTTATTTAGATATAATTAGAGGCAAAACAGCATTATTTATGTCTGTTAGTTGCAAAATTGCAGCAGCTCTAGCTGGAGCAACAAAAGAACAAGTTAATAGCATAGAAGAGTATGGTTTAAATTTAGGAATGGCATACCAGATAATGGATGATTGTATGGATAAAGATGTTTATGCTGAGCTAAATATAACGTCTGAAGATGCTAAATTATATGGAGATATAGCTATTTCATCACTTAAGACCTTTGAGGATTCTGTATACAAAGTAAGTTTGATAAATCTTGTGAATTTCATTCTTAGTCTTTCACATACAAAGTAA
- a CDS encoding FixH family protein, with amino-acid sequence MKFKSLKSLVFTLILFLPFSTLAFASATNTQITKEVDGVKSSLTFSNEKVNPGSNNFTISILDKNGKPFPNANLKVTANMDNSTNMTGMSGMSADNKPMMITLKHGSMEGEYTGMVDFKSTGKWIVKSTFDVQGQSKTIDYNVNVQKSGPNFLIIGFAGVTVLIIVIAAINKKKSIKS; translated from the coding sequence ATGAAATTTAAATCACTTAAAAGCCTTGTATTTACCTTAATATTATTTTTACCATTTTCGACCTTAGCATTTGCATCTGCAACTAATACCCAAATAACTAAAGAGGTTGATGGCGTAAAATCTTCATTAACCTTTTCAAATGAAAAAGTAAACCCAGGTAGTAACAATTTTACAATTTCCATACTTGATAAAAATGGGAAACCTTTTCCTAATGCTAATTTAAAAGTTACTGCAAATATGGATAACTCTACTAATATGACTGGTATGAGTGGCATGTCAGCAGATAATAAACCCATGATGATAACTCTAAAACATGGTTCTATGGAGGGTGAATATACAGGTATGGTAGATTTTAAAAGTACGGGTAAATGGATTGTCAAATCTACTTTTGATGTACAAGGACAGTCAAAAACCATTGATTATAATGTTAATGTTCAAAAATCAGGCCCTAACTTTCTTATAATTGGCTTCGCAGGAGTAACGGTACTAATTATAGTCATAGCTGCTATAAATAAGAAAAAATCTATTAAATCTTAA
- a CDS encoding 4Fe-4S binding protein, whose product MANIKTPLKPDLSTTTEKKHKDFLKNKTFKKFIKSKWYPGVFQWPVALIFAFIVYELIAGPTDAHDNFGTAGTWVLWWPLLPILLLLFGRFWCIVCPFGLLNDVVQKFVGNNKPVPKFLRKYGIWIIDATFLMITWSDHVWGVVENPRGSGVLLLMITTAVIFSGALFERRTWCRYLCFLGGLSGNYSRAGMVELRATPEVCKNCKTASCYKGTTEVPGCPMFEFPKTMESSAECNLCGNCVKNCPNDSIRISPRVPTEELWDIKKPRVEVAFLAIVIMGIVFVQNITMLTIWEKILHSLENILGTTNYYITFTVTFIIAMLIPVVLLLLTGLIAKKFNKASVMENFAKFGYAIIPLDLAGHIAHNLFHLLAEGKSVIYTIMELFGVSSHGASTAILPSPSIQILQYIIIIIGTVGSIYTAYRIAKSSQTKTTLLGTSVVYAILMVLLAVANIILFSIPMAMRM is encoded by the coding sequence ATGGCAAATATAAAAACACCTTTAAAACCCGATTTATCCACAACAACTGAAAAAAAACATAAGGATTTCCTAAAAAATAAAACTTTCAAAAAATTCATTAAAAGTAAATGGTATCCTGGTGTATTCCAGTGGCCCGTAGCGCTAATTTTCGCCTTTATCGTCTATGAATTGATCGCTGGACCAACCGACGCTCATGATAACTTTGGTACTGCAGGAACTTGGGTATTATGGTGGCCGCTACTCCCAATCCTTCTACTGCTTTTTGGTAGATTTTGGTGTATTGTATGCCCTTTTGGGCTTCTAAATGATGTAGTTCAGAAATTTGTAGGCAATAACAAACCCGTACCAAAATTTTTACGAAAATATGGAATTTGGATTATTGATGCAACTTTTTTAATGATTACCTGGAGTGATCATGTTTGGGGCGTAGTTGAGAACCCTCGAGGTTCAGGAGTATTACTTTTAATGATAACTACTGCAGTAATATTCTCTGGTGCACTCTTTGAGAGAAGGACTTGGTGCAGATATTTATGTTTCCTTGGTGGATTGTCTGGTAACTATTCTAGAGCTGGTATGGTTGAACTACGTGCTACACCAGAAGTATGTAAAAATTGTAAAACTGCCTCTTGTTACAAAGGAACAACTGAAGTTCCTGGATGTCCTATGTTCGAATTCCCTAAAACCATGGAAAGCAGTGCAGAATGTAACTTATGTGGTAATTGCGTTAAAAATTGTCCAAATGACTCTATTAGAATAAGTCCACGTGTTCCCACTGAAGAATTATGGGATATAAAAAAACCTAGAGTAGAAGTTGCATTTTTGGCCATTGTAATCATGGGTATTGTATTTGTTCAAAACATAACTATGCTAACGATATGGGAAAAGATATTACATTCTCTTGAAAATATACTAGGAACAACAAATTATTATATAACATTTACTGTAACTTTCATTATAGCTATGCTAATTCCTGTCGTGTTACTGCTTTTAACAGGTCTTATTGCTAAAAAATTCAACAAGGCTTCCGTAATGGAAAACTTTGCTAAATTTGGATATGCTATTATCCCTTTAGACTTAGCAGGACATATAGCTCATAATCTATTTCACTTGCTAGCAGAAGGTAAATCAGTGATTTATACTATAATGGAACTTTTCGGAGTGTCATCTCACGGAGCTTCAACTGCAATACTCCCTAGTCCGTCTATTCAAATTCTTCAGTATATCATTATTATAATTGGTACTGTAGGTTCAATATACACTGCTTATAGAATTGCTAAGAGCAGTCAAACTAAAACAACACTTTTAGGAACCTCAGTAGTTTATGCAATTCTAATGGTATTACTTGCAGTAGCAAATATAATATTATTTTCTATTCCAATGGCAATGCGTATGTAA
- the ubiE gene encoding bifunctional demethylmenaquinone methyltransferase/2-methoxy-6-polyprenyl-1,4-benzoquinol methylase UbiE — MSETITDVQGIFSSIATKYDKLNAILTLNIDKLWRKKAVKLCNIKENDKVLDLCCGTGKMIELECRAVGESTMVVGLDFNKEMINVGYKKLNKSLSGYKFNLIQGDAMELPFEDNSFHCITIAFGLRNVPNKIKAISEMYRVLKPGGKVICLELSKPKMPVFRNVYNLYFNFVLPVIGYLGTQDKAAYNYLRDSVNDFMTKKQLRHEFENVGFENSGFKSLTCGIASIHYGIKPL, encoded by the coding sequence ATGTCAGAAACGATAACAGATGTACAAGGTATATTCTCATCAATTGCTACTAAATATGACAAATTGAATGCAATATTAACTTTAAATATAGATAAGCTTTGGAGAAAAAAAGCAGTAAAACTATGTAACATTAAAGAGAATGATAAAGTATTGGATTTATGTTGCGGTACGGGTAAAATGATAGAACTTGAATGTAGAGCAGTAGGAGAATCCACTATGGTTGTTGGTCTCGACTTCAATAAAGAAATGATTAATGTAGGATATAAAAAACTTAACAAATCATTAAGCGGTTATAAATTCAACTTAATACAAGGAGATGCTATGGAGCTTCCTTTTGAAGATAATAGCTTTCATTGTATTACTATAGCATTTGGTTTACGAAATGTACCTAACAAAATTAAGGCTATTTCTGAAATGTATAGAGTTTTAAAACCTGGTGGAAAAGTAATTTGCTTAGAATTATCTAAGCCTAAAATGCCAGTCTTTAGAAATGTATATAATTTATATTTTAACTTTGTACTACCTGTTATTGGCTACTTAGGTACTCAAGATAAAGCGGCTTATAACTATCTAAGAGATTCAGTAAATGACTTTATGACAAAAAAGCAACTACGACACGAATTCGAAAATGTTGGCTTTGAAAATTCAGGGTTTAAATCCCTAACTTGTGGAATAGCTTCTATACATTATGGCATTAAACCCTTATAA
- a CDS encoding electron transfer flavoprotein subunit beta/FixA family protein, whose product MHILVCVKQVPDTTEIRMDPKTNTMDRSSAPTIINPFDAHAVEEAVKIKKEFGGKVSIISMGPPKAEEVIKKCIEMGADEGYLLTDRAFAGSDTLSTSYILAMGIKKVIEIERIDLLLCGKQAIDGDTAQVGPGIACRLGMPQLTYVESIENFNLKKNVVVVHRKIDNGYEVVQSKLPCLITVEKDINELSFSPLTNMIKAARYKPITWGINDLGGDLSKLGLNGSPTSVQRIFSPKQRVGGELLKGSEDEVVKTLVDKLKGGIRKWQL is encoded by the coding sequence TTGCATATCTTAGTTTGTGTAAAACAAGTACCTGATACTACAGAAATTAGAATGGATCCAAAAACAAATACCATGGATAGATCAAGTGCACCTACTATTATTAATCCTTTTGATGCTCATGCTGTTGAAGAAGCAGTTAAAATAAAAAAAGAATTTGGAGGGAAAGTTTCTATTATCTCCATGGGACCTCCAAAGGCAGAGGAAGTTATTAAAAAATGTATTGAGATGGGTGCTGATGAAGGATATCTGCTAACAGACCGTGCCTTTGCAGGATCGGATACACTATCTACTAGTTATATCCTTGCCATGGGAATAAAGAAAGTAATAGAAATTGAACGGATTGATTTGCTGCTTTGTGGTAAACAAGCCATAGATGGAGATACCGCGCAAGTAGGACCAGGTATTGCCTGTCGTTTAGGTATGCCTCAATTAACTTACGTTGAATCTATTGAAAATTTCAATTTGAAAAAGAATGTTGTTGTTGTTCATAGAAAAATTGATAATGGCTATGAAGTTGTACAATCAAAACTCCCATGCCTAATAACAGTAGAAAAAGATATTAACGAATTAAGCTTTTCACCTTTAACAAATATGATTAAGGCAGCCCGTTATAAGCCTATTACTTGGGGAATTAATGATTTAGGCGGCGATTTAAGTAAATTGGGGTTAAATGGATCTCCAACTTCTGTGCAGCGCATCTTTTCACCTAAGCAAAGAGTCGGTGGTGAATTGCTTAAAGGTAGCGAGGATGAAGTAGTTAAAACTTTAGTTGATAAATTAAAAGGAGGAATACGTAAGTGGCAGCTATAG
- a CDS encoding electron transfer flavoprotein subunit alpha/FixB family protein: MAAIDKEYSGVWVFVEQLEGKLATVTLELIGKAKKLSSSLNVQVSAVLLGDKVESIMSTLFEHGADTVYIIDDPVFHFYRAETYMKAFCYLVEKYKPEILLMGATTTGRDLAGAVATTLKTGLTADCTALDIDLEKKILLASRPAFGGNIMATIVCKNHRPQMATVHPKVMKMPTPEPNRTGIVIKETFTIDEESLKTIVLKIVKDGSENVKLEDAKIIVSGGRGIQNEQVFKLLNELASVLGGVVSGSRGAVEKDLIDHNRQVGQTGKTVSPKLYFAIGISGAVQHTVGLQGSEIIVAINTDAECPMMKMATYSIVGDALTILPKLIKVFKESLSDLKNLNSNMKGGVSVE; the protein is encoded by the coding sequence GTGGCAGCTATAGATAAAGAATATTCCGGTGTATGGGTATTTGTAGAACAGTTAGAAGGAAAACTAGCCACCGTTACCCTCGAACTCATTGGTAAAGCAAAAAAACTTTCTTCTAGTTTAAATGTACAAGTATCCGCAGTTCTTTTGGGTGACAAAGTGGAATCTATTATGTCTACACTTTTCGAACATGGTGCAGATACAGTATATATTATCGATGATCCAGTATTTCATTTTTACAGAGCTGAAACCTATATGAAAGCATTTTGCTATCTTGTAGAAAAGTATAAACCAGAGATATTATTAATGGGAGCAACAACCACTGGACGCGATCTTGCTGGTGCAGTTGCAACTACACTAAAAACAGGATTAACTGCTGATTGCACGGCTCTTGATATTGATTTAGAGAAAAAAATATTACTTGCTAGTAGGCCTGCCTTTGGTGGAAATATTATGGCTACCATTGTATGTAAAAACCATAGACCTCAAATGGCCACTGTCCATCCAAAGGTTATGAAAATGCCTACCCCTGAACCAAATAGGACTGGCATAGTGATAAAAGAGACATTTACCATTGACGAAGAGTCTTTGAAAACTATAGTTCTAAAAATAGTCAAAGATGGATCAGAAAATGTCAAACTTGAAGACGCAAAAATTATAGTGAGCGGCGGTCGTGGTATACAAAACGAACAGGTATTTAAGCTACTTAATGAACTTGCTAGTGTCCTTGGAGGTGTTGTTTCTGGAAGCCGCGGTGCTGTTGAAAAAGATTTAATTGATCATAACCGTCAAGTTGGTCAGACAGGCAAAACAGTATCTCCAAAACTATATTTCGCAATAGGAATTTCAGGAGCCGTGCAACATACTGTTGGCCTTCAAGGGTCTGAAATCATAGTTGCTATTAATACAGATGCTGAATGTCCTATGATGAAAATGGCTACTTATAGCATTGTTGGAGATGCACTTACAATATTGCCTAAATTAATTAAAGTATTTAAAGAGTCTCTATCTGATCTAAAGAATTTAAATTCCAATATGAAGGGAGGGGTAAGCGTTGAGTGA
- a CDS encoding FAD-dependent oxidoreductase encodes MSEKFDAIIVGAGVAGLAAAYTMSKAGLKIIVIEKGQHPGSKNVMGGVLYSHMMAEIIPDFWKDAPLERPIIEQNLWIMGKESVVKTGYKDMGWSKAPYNNFTVFRGKFDQWFAKKCVEVGTLIVNETVVKECILENNKVVGVRTDRPDGDILADVIVLADGVNSLLGKSLGFHKEWRKDQVALCVMEELKMPSDKIEERFNLDKGMGATIEIFGDTTLGMVGTAFIYTNKDHISIGCGALLSQMYEKRVKPYELLEYIKNHPMVKPLIAGSQPCEYYAHLIPEGGYKSIPKLMDDGVIVIGDAAQFVNGIHREGSNMGMTSGRFAGETIIRAKGIGDFTKSTLSHYEDLIKESYITKDLKKYKNASSTMENNGAYFNHYMPALNKSVSEMLTVDGASKSKKQKLIMKHMTNGRSMFTAALDLFKMLKEVK; translated from the coding sequence TTGAGTGAAAAATTTGATGCTATTATTGTTGGAGCTGGTGTAGCCGGGCTTGCAGCAGCTTATACGATGTCAAAAGCAGGCCTTAAAATTATTGTAATTGAAAAAGGTCAACATCCTGGTTCTAAAAATGTTATGGGTGGCGTCCTATACAGTCATATGATGGCAGAAATCATCCCTGATTTCTGGAAGGATGCCCCACTCGAGCGCCCCATCATTGAACAAAATTTATGGATTATGGGTAAAGAATCTGTCGTTAAAACAGGCTATAAAGATATGGGATGGTCAAAAGCTCCCTACAATAACTTTACTGTCTTTAGAGGTAAATTTGATCAATGGTTTGCAAAAAAATGTGTTGAAGTTGGTACACTGATTGTTAATGAAACTGTAGTAAAAGAATGCATACTAGAAAATAATAAAGTGGTTGGTGTTCGCACGGACAGACCTGATGGAGATATATTGGCTGATGTAATTGTTCTTGCAGACGGGGTAAATTCGCTCCTAGGTAAAAGTCTTGGCTTTCATAAAGAATGGCGCAAAGACCAAGTTGCTCTTTGTGTTATGGAGGAATTAAAAATGCCTTCTGATAAAATTGAAGAACGCTTTAACCTTGATAAAGGAATGGGAGCAACCATTGAAATATTTGGTGATACTACTTTAGGCATGGTAGGTACCGCCTTCATCTATACAAATAAAGATCATATATCTATTGGATGCGGTGCATTACTCTCACAAATGTATGAGAAACGCGTTAAGCCTTATGAGCTATTAGAATATATAAAAAATCACCCTATGGTTAAGCCCTTAATTGCGGGAAGCCAGCCTTGTGAATATTATGCACACTTAATTCCAGAAGGTGGTTATAAAAGCATTCCGAAATTAATGGATGATGGAGTTATAGTTATCGGTGATGCAGCTCAGTTTGTTAACGGTATTCACAGGGAAGGCTCAAACATGGGAATGACTTCAGGACGTTTTGCTGGTGAAACAATTATAAGAGCTAAAGGTATTGGAGACTTCACGAAAAGCACCCTTTCTCATTATGAGGATCTAATTAAGGAAAGTTACATTACAAAGGATCTTAAGAAATATAAAAATGCTTCCTCTACTATGGAGAATAATGGTGCTTACTTCAATCATTATATGCCAGCACTCAATAAATCTGTAAGTGAAATGTTAACTGTAGACGGTGCAAGTAAATCTAAAAAACAAAAGTTAATAATGAAACACATGACTAATGGCAGATCGATGTTTACTGCCGCTTTAGATTTATTTAAAATGTTAAAGGAAGTGAAATAA
- a CDS encoding ferredoxin family protein: MSDIKKKVNIDDKLFLNTYIADTVSHLIIKDEGVCANCDEKNCTKFCPAGVYQYKDSKIVVGFEGCLECGACRVACPHGNIDWSYPRGGFGIQFRLA, from the coding sequence ATGAGTGATATAAAAAAGAAAGTTAATATTGACGATAAATTGTTTTTGAATACTTATATCGCTGACACAGTATCACATCTAATTATCAAAGATGAAGGTGTTTGTGCTAATTGCGACGAAAAGAATTGTACAAAGTTTTGTCCCGCAGGAGTATACCAATATAAAGATTCTAAAATAGTTGTAGGGTTTGAGGGATGTCTTGAATGTGGTGCCTGTCGAGTTGCATGTCCTCACGGTAATATTGATTGGAGCTATCCCCGTGGAGGATTTGGAATACAGTTTAGATTAGCATAA
- a CDS encoding DoxX family protein, producing MKLLKNKYFNIVWTALRIWLGYQWISSGWEKITGDGWVGSTAGTGITGFLNSSLIKASGAHPAVQSWYADFIKNIALPNAVTFSYLVAFGEFLVGISLILGALTVVGLIAGALMNLNYMLAGTTSTNPNMYTVAFILLFVGANAYTIGLDHFILPILKNFFTKKSDFNQISS from the coding sequence ATGAAATTACTTAAAAATAAATACTTCAACATCGTATGGACAGCACTACGTATATGGTTAGGTTACCAGTGGATTTCTTCTGGATGGGAAAAAATCACTGGAGATGGATGGGTTGGTAGTACTGCTGGCACCGGTATAACTGGATTTTTAAACTCTTCATTAATTAAAGCTTCCGGTGCTCACCCAGCAGTTCAATCGTGGTATGCTGACTTTATCAAAAACATAGCACTACCTAATGCTGTAACATTTAGTTATCTAGTTGCATTTGGTGAGTTTCTTGTTGGCATTAGCTTAATACTAGGTGCGCTTACAGTTGTTGGCCTTATCGCTGGTGCACTTATGAACCTAAATTATATGTTAGCTGGCACTACTAGTACAAATCCAAATATGTATACAGTAGCATTCATACTCTTATTTGTTGGGGCTAATGCCTATACTATTGGACTTGACCACTTTATACTACCCATTCTTAAAAATTTCTTTACCAAAAAATCGGATTTTAATCAAATTTCCTCCTAA
- a CDS encoding FixH family protein — translation MKLKSLKNFVFTLILVLAVSTSTFASTTDTQINKTVDGVKATLTFSTQKLKLGNNDFTIFILDKNGNPLPNLKVTAYADDPNGTDGMTNTSGASGMAGMPGMSGMSASDMPMIALKDGSTKGEYTGMVNFKSTGKWIVESTFDVKGQSKTIDFNVNAQGPNFLIIGVGFLGVIVLIIAVAALNKKKSIKS, via the coding sequence ATGAAATTAAAATCATTAAAAAACTTTGTATTTACCTTAATATTAGTTTTAGCAGTTTCAACATCTACATTTGCTTCTACAACCGATACTCAAATAAACAAAACGGTTGATGGCGTAAAAGCCACCTTAACCTTCTCAACTCAAAAATTGAAACTAGGTAATAATGATTTTACCATTTTCATACTTGATAAAAATGGAAACCCTTTACCTAATTTAAAAGTCACTGCATATGCGGATGATCCTAATGGTACGGATGGTATGACTAATACGAGTGGTGCGAGTGGTATGGCTGGTATGCCTGGTATGAGTGGTATGAGTGCAAGCGATATGCCGATGATAGCTTTAAAAGACGGGTCCACAAAAGGCGAATATACAGGCATGGTAAACTTCAAAAGTACAGGTAAATGGATTGTTGAATCTACTTTTGATGTGAAAGGACAATCAAAAACCATTGATTTTAATGTTAATGCGCAAGGCCCTAACTTTCTTATAATTGGTGTCGGATTTTTAGGAGTAATTGTACTAATTATAGCTGTAGCTGCTTTAAACAAGAAAAAATCTATTAAATCTTAG
- a CDS encoding prenyltransferase has protein sequence MRFKSIIKLMDIKTLVAGIVPVILGSIYSKYAFLKFNILYFILLIVAMILIQSATNMVNDYSDFKSGADNKKSGDEKALVSGEITSKQVLVVIFLFELTACMIGIFIASQTSYYIMLIAIIGGIISISYAFGPFPISYTPFGEIVAGVTMGIGITTTVIYIQSGVINLNTVLVAIPTVIYISTILLSNNISDLQEDLDVGRKTLPILMGVKNAEKLWIFNVIMLLILTFILCVVHIYPIVVLVTVLIFFPYKSIFHFISYDKNMNTKGRTMELISKIGLKYHLAVVVGLLIAIIF, from the coding sequence ATGAGGTTTAAATCAATAATTAAACTTATGGATATAAAAACTCTTGTTGCAGGGATTGTACCTGTAATTTTAGGCTCAATTTACTCAAAGTATGCTTTTTTAAAATTTAACATATTATATTTTATATTATTAATAGTTGCCATGATACTTATCCAAAGTGCAACTAATATGGTTAATGATTACTCTGACTTTAAAAGTGGGGCAGATAACAAAAAAAGTGGTGATGAAAAAGCTTTAGTAAGTGGGGAGATTACTTCAAAACAAGTTTTGGTTGTCATATTCTTGTTTGAGCTTACTGCTTGTATGATTGGTATTTTTATTGCTAGTCAGACAAGTTATTATATTATGCTAATTGCAATTATAGGAGGTATTATTTCAATTTCATATGCTTTTGGTCCTTTTCCGATTTCATATACTCCTTTTGGTGAAATTGTTGCTGGTGTAACAATGGGTATTGGTATAACAACAACAGTGATTTATATTCAATCTGGTGTAATTAACCTAAATACAGTTTTAGTTGCAATTCCAACAGTAATATATATAAGTACTATATTATTATCTAATAACATAAGTGATTTACAAGAAGACCTTGATGTTGGTAGAAAAACACTTCCTATTTTGATGGGTGTAAAAAATGCAGAAAAGCTTTGGATTTTTAATGTAATAATGCTTTTAATACTAACATTTATTTTATGTGTAGTACACATTTATCCGATTGTTGTACTAGTGACTGTTTTAATATTTTTTCCTTATAAATCTATATTTCATTTTATATCTTATGATAAAAACATGAATACAAAAGGCAGAACTATGGAGCTTATCAGTAAAATTGGATTAAAATATCATTTAGCTGTAGTTGTTGGATTACTAATAGCAATCATATTTTAA